The Crocosphaera sp. UHCC 0190 DNA segment TGAGAGGGTTGTTTTCCCCGTACCTTGTCCTCCTAAAATTCCTTGAATTAAAGGTCTTTCAAGCTTGTTTCTTTTCTCAGCTAATTGGATTGATAAAGGGAGCCAAAATCTCCATAAGATTGAAAGTATATCATTTCTTTCTAGTTCTAATTTTTGATATGTTTTTTCTAATTCTTTATGAGTTTCTCTAAATAATTTAGCACGATTGTTTATTTTTCCTAATCCATTAGATTGTGTGATTTTAAAGGCTTGACATTGATTAATATTGGTTAGCTCTTCTTGCAATAAAACCTCTAATTCCAGGGACGATAAAAGTTTTTTTTGAGTTAATTTGTTAAGTATTTGTAGATAACTCATAGATAATTAATACGAAATTATGAACCAAGTTTCAGTGCCTCTAAATACAGACTATAGGTGACACCAATTTTAAAAAGGTTTAAAATATCAAGCCAAAGTGATCGCGCCTCGCGCTTGCGACGACGATAAGCTATATTACTAATTGTTTCTGTAAAGAGGAGAAGAATTACTCCCACAGTGACATCCCAATAGGCTTCTTGTCCAGCAGTAAGTGAAACAGCTTGCCCCACAAAAAAGCCTAATAATACACTTATCAGACTTAAGGAAATCCGTCGCCAAGGATTACTAAAAGTTTGATTTAATCGACTTTGTGTAAATTCAACTAAAGTATTCAGTCTAGTTCGCTGCATTCCTTAAATTTTCCTATTTTTTGATTTTATCTATCAAGACGATCTAATAAATATAAACCAACAACAAGCCCAACAAAATGACATAAAACCGTATGGGTATTAGCAAGAAGTAGTAAAATTTCGCTGGGTGTTGGTAGCTTGCTGGTATCATAAACAGCCGCGCCTTGAGGAATATTGGATAATTTCTGCCAGAGAATTCCAACAAATCCTTCTGCCCCAATAATTGAGAAGAAAATACCCACTAAATTAGATAATAACCCTGCCCTAATCAGTTGTAAAGTTGATGCTTTTTTCGGGCGTTGTGTGGCTTCAGGATTTCTCATCAACCGAGCAATTTTTTTATAGCGGAAACAAATAATAATACTGATAATTAGAGCTAAAACACCAGCAATGGAGCAGAAGATACTAAAGCTAGTTCCTTCAGCCGATTTTTGTTGAACGACTAAACCCGCTAAAGAGAGGGATAAAAGAGCAACGGCCAACACTCCTAAAATTAACTGTCCCCAGAAACCAATATTTCCTGCCCATGAGAGAATGGTTGCAGCGCGTTTGACATTAGGGGGAAGAGGGCGAGCAATTTCGTAGTTTTGACTCATAAGGCTTAAAACTAACACAGTTTCCAATTAAACTACTTTTTAATGATGACACAAAGCTCTCAGTCAGGCATTAGTTTAAGATTGACTTAACTGTCATATCCTTCAATAGTGTACATAGATTTTGCTACTATTAAAGTTTAACTCTATTTTCCTAAGCTCCTGTCCCTATGAGTTTGAATTGGATTCGCCGTGCCGATCGCTTAAAGGCTTTACCTCCCTATGTTTTTGCCCGCTTAGATGAACTCAAAGCAAGGGCTAGGGAACAGGGGTTAGATTTGATAGACTTGGGTATGGGGAACCCTGATGGGTTGGCCCCTCAACCTGTGATTGATGCTGCGATCGCGGCGTTACATGAGCCGCAAACTCATGGATATCCACCCTTTGAAGGAACAGCTAGTTTTCGCCAGGGGATCACTACTTGGTATCAACGCTGTTATCGGGTAGATCTCGATCCCAGTTGTGAAGCTTTGCCATTAATTGGCTCTAAGGAAGGGTTGGGTCATTTAGCCCTAGCATATATTAATCCTGGGGATGTGGTATTAGTTCCCAGTCCTTCTTATCCGGCTCATTTTCGGGGGCCATTAATTGCGGGGGGACAAATTTACCCATTGATTTTGTCCGCAGAAAAAGATTGGTTGATTGATCTAAGTTCCATTCCTGAAAATATAGCTCAAGCAGCTAAAATTCTTTATTTTAACTATCCTAATAATCCCACAACGGCAACGGCACCAAGGGAGTTTTTTGAAGAGATTGTAAAGTGGGCCCATCATTATGAAATCATGTTAGTACATGATCTATGTTATGCCGAATTAGCTTTTGACGGATATCAACCAACCAGTTTATTAGAAATTCCTGGGGGGAAAGAAATTGGGGTGGAATTTCATACCTTATCCAAAACCTATAATATGGCGGGATGGCGTGTGGGATTTGTCGTGGGAAATGGGTCGATTATTCAAGGGTTACGGACACTTAAAACTAACCTAGATTATGGGATTTTTGCCGCCGTACAAGCGGCAGCAGAAACAGCCTTACAGTTGCCTGATATTTATATTAAACGAGTGCAGGAACGCTATCAAACAAGACGAGATTTTTTGATTAAAGGGTTAGGAGAATTAGGGTGGAAAATCAAGCCATCTCAAGCAACCATGTATATGTGGATTCCTTGTCCAGTGGGGACAAATTCGACAGATTTTGCCTTAGATGTCTTGGAAAAAACAGGTATTGTTTTTACCCCTGGCAATGCCTTTGGTGAAGGAGGAGAAGGCTATGTTCGGGTGAGTTTAATTGCGGAATGTGATCGCTTGGGAGAGGCGTTAAACCGTCTGAAACAAGCGGGAATTTATTATGACAAAAGTTTGATTGTTTAACTTCTGCAAAGCAACCTAGGCTAATTTTGTCCAAGTGTGCTAAACATTAACAGTAAGTCATCACCCGATCGCTTTTAAGATCTTTTTAGAAACGCCCTAACCACCATGAATCTCTCTGATAACCCTAATTCATCGGAAAAAATAACCCATCAACCTCACCCCAGTTCAATCAACCATTCTGAACCTCCCATTGAGGGGGAAATTATTGCAGAAACCCAGATTAGCCCGAACCAGAGAGAAGCAGTAGACGAAACCCCCATTAATCTCATCTATCAACCTTCAACCTGGGAAGAAGAATTTAGCTTTGAAAAAGACTCCCATAACCCTCTTCCTTTGTGGTTACAACAAGCATTAATGCCCTTTACAAGCCCTTGGGGACTGGCTTCTTTATCATTGATTGTAGCCGCTAATTTAGTCATCTGTGGGGTACAGATATGGAAAGGGAATATCTCAACCCCAGAGACAACCGCTACCTTAACCCCAACAGAAATCTTATCGAAGTTGCCAAACCCTAGCCCCACAAAAGACCCTTCAGACTCAATGGAGTTAGATTCATTGAGTACCGTCTCGACTTCAACTGTTCCTAAGCCACCGAATCCCAAAAATCAAACCTCCGGGCCAAAACCTCAACCTGTTGCGGCGAATGTGGTCAATGTTAATCAACCTTTAAGCCTAAGCAACGCCATTTTACCCCCTTCCTTGCAACCCCAAGTTCCCCCCAACTATGAAGTCTCTGCCACTGCCATTCCCATTCCTCCCCGTCCCGTTCCTCTCCGTCCAATAACCCCCCCCTTGCCCCCCCCTCCACCCCTTAACAGCTTTCAACCCCCTGCGGTTCAACCTGTGGCTATTCAACCCCCACCACCTCCATCAAATGGGATAGAAATAGAAATTTCCGAGGAGGAACAAGTTCGTCAAGCAATTAAACAACAACTCCAGAGGGAAGAAAGCAACAATAGAGAGACACCCCTTGGTTTTAATCATAAGACTCGTTTAGAACTGCAAAATGGGCTTAACCAAGTCCCTCCTGAGTTATTGCCTCGACAAGTTAACCAACTTGAACAACTTCAGCAAAGACAGGTCTTAGATTCGGTAAAGTAGAGTCATACGGGTGATGATAAGTTAGGAGGCTCATAATGGAATGGTTAGAACGGGTTAGTCGGGCGGTACGGGCGCAAATTAATAGCTTGGTGCAGGAAGCAGAAGATCCCGAAAAGCTACTAGAAGAAGCGATCGCCCAAATGGAACAGGAATTAATTGCCATGCGTCGTGCCTTAGCTGAGGCGATCGCTACCCATAAGAGTGCAGAACGCCAATTGGCCCGTTATGAGGCTGCGGCTAGTAAATGGTATGAAAGAGCAGAATTAGCCTTAGAAAAGGGCAATGAAGTCTTAGCAAGAGAAGCGTTAGTTAATCGTCAATCTTATCAACAACAAGCCCAAACTATTCAAAATCAACTGGGTCAACAAACGCAAATTATTCAGAAAGTTAAGCAAGATTTACGGCAATTAGAACAAAAATATAGTGAAGCAAAAGCGAAAAAAAGTCTTTATTTGGCCCGACTTCGTTCTGCGATGGCTTCTCAAAAACTTAATGAAGTCATGGGAAATTTTGTGCCTGGTAGTTCTGATAATCTTTTTGAGAAAATTGATGCCAGAATTTTAGAACTTGAGGCCCAATCAGAATTAATGGGACATCTGGGTGATCCTCTAGAAAAACAGTTTACTGAACTTGAAGGAAACAAAAATATTGAGGCTGATTTAGCTAATCTTAAAGCTAAGAAACTTAAATCTTCTCCTTCAGAACTCGAAGAACTGCGGGCTAAAATTGATAAACTATAACGCGATCAACTAGCACAAAAATCTACAATCTACCATGAGTCAATTATCACAACAAGCTCAACCTCCTTTAGAATTTATTCCTCCGGCTTTTAATCCTTTAATTTTGCGAGGATGTCAAACTATTTTACCATTGTGGTTACAATGGCAAACTAATATTAAACAAATTGATGGGAAAAATATTGAAAAATTAGCCCATCTTTATCAGGAATTTCAATCGGGTAAAATTCGCTTTCTTATGGCGTTTCGTCATCCCAATGTTAATGATCCTTATTGCATGGGATATCTCGTTTGGAAACTCCTACCACGAGTTGCAAAACAGCATAATATTAGCCTGAATTATCCCATTCATTCTCATTTTATGTATGATCGCGGCATTCCTCTTTGGGCAGGTTCAGCAGTGGGTTGGTTATACTCACA contains these protein-coding regions:
- a CDS encoding DUF565 domain-containing protein, coding for MQRTRLNTLVEFTQSRLNQTFSNPWRRISLSLISVLLGFFVGQAVSLTAGQEAYWDVTVGVILLLFTETISNIAYRRRKREARSLWLDILNLFKIGVTYSLYLEALKLGS
- a CDS encoding DUF3611 family protein, which encodes MSQNYEIARPLPPNVKRAATILSWAGNIGFWGQLILGVLAVALLSLSLAGLVVQQKSAEGTSFSIFCSIAGVLALIISIIICFRYKKIARLMRNPEATQRPKKASTLQLIRAGLLSNLVGIFFSIIGAEGFVGILWQKLSNIPQGAAVYDTSKLPTPSEILLLLANTHTVLCHFVGLVVGLYLLDRLDR
- a CDS encoding aspartate aminotransferase, translating into MSLNWIRRADRLKALPPYVFARLDELKARAREQGLDLIDLGMGNPDGLAPQPVIDAAIAALHEPQTHGYPPFEGTASFRQGITTWYQRCYRVDLDPSCEALPLIGSKEGLGHLALAYINPGDVVLVPSPSYPAHFRGPLIAGGQIYPLILSAEKDWLIDLSSIPENIAQAAKILYFNYPNNPTTATAPREFFEEIVKWAHHYEIMLVHDLCYAELAFDGYQPTSLLEIPGGKEIGVEFHTLSKTYNMAGWRVGFVVGNGSIIQGLRTLKTNLDYGIFAAVQAAAETALQLPDIYIKRVQERYQTRRDFLIKGLGELGWKIKPSQATMYMWIPCPVGTNSTDFALDVLEKTGIVFTPGNAFGEGGEGYVRVSLIAECDRLGEALNRLKQAGIYYDKSLIV
- a CDS encoding PspA/IM30 family protein, which codes for MEWLERVSRAVRAQINSLVQEAEDPEKLLEEAIAQMEQELIAMRRALAEAIATHKSAERQLARYEAAASKWYERAELALEKGNEVLAREALVNRQSYQQQAQTIQNQLGQQTQIIQKVKQDLRQLEQKYSEAKAKKSLYLARLRSAMASQKLNEVMGNFVPGSSDNLFEKIDARILELEAQSELMGHLGDPLEKQFTELEGNKNIEADLANLKAKKLKSSPSELEELRAKIDKL